The following are encoded together in the Echinicola jeungdonensis genome:
- a CDS encoding exo-beta-1,4-galactosidase: MFLNRPFLSRKKICYSSFWGSIFSLIIPFLLLSCGQETSRTVSLNGTWSMQLDSADVGLQEQWFNKDLNEQVKLPGSLKENDKGYEVTADVKWTGSIYDSSWYFNPKMEKYRQPGNVKFPFWLTPNKYYVGPAWYSKEIEVPNSWENKRMVLFLERAHYETIVWVDGEEIGKQNSLVAPHEYELPSLKPGQHQLTIRVDNRIKDINVGPDSHSISDHTQGNWNGITGKMELRATDQVWMQEVQVFPDLAGNNVRVELKVKNQQANNRQAKIQIKADAFNTASTHEVAQKEETLTIEPGENTFSIEYPMGENFLTWGEFDPALYRMEILLETQKGESDQKEVEFGMRDFGIEGTRFTINDRETFLRGNVDCAAFPLTGYAPMDLDFWMDNMKTLQKYRINHVRFHSWCPPEAAFKAADRVGIYLQPEGPSWANHGTSLGDGRPIDQYIYDETERMREYYGNYASFVMMAYGNEPAGRNQARYLGDFVEYWQKRDERRVYTGASVGMSWPWVPESEFVVKSGPRNIPWNRKPQTDWDHYAKIKDVEAPYLAHENGQYCVYPNFDEIDKYTGVYQAKNFEIFQETLEENHMGDQAKDFLMASGKLQALAYKHEIEGALRTPGFAGYQLLSINDFPGQGTALVGFLDAFYDEKGYLTAEEFRRFHNTTVPLARFPKFVFKQDETPEISLEMFHFGQAPLDNAIISWNIKDQEGETIKSGEFTGLDIPIGNNTPIGDLTLNFNEFPNEAAKYTLEAGIEGTEFFNDWDFWLYPSSLPQVKTKNIYITDQLDSKAKAILDEGGKVLMKAAGKVEYGKDVAMYFKPVFWNTSWFQMRPPHTLGILCQSEHPVFDDFPTDYYSDLQWWELLHRQQVMIMDNFPPQVKPLIQPIDTWFLNRRLGVLYEAKVGNGNLMVCSLDIDSDLEERPVARQLKHSIEKYLSADDFQPNQKVEWDIVKDVFEDKERNEFGLVNKSGPDELMPTNQNKD, translated from the coding sequence ATGTTTTTAAACCGGCCTTTTCTATCCAGAAAGAAAATTTGCTATTCCTCTTTTTGGGGAAGCATTTTTTCATTGATCATACCTTTCCTACTCCTTTCTTGTGGGCAGGAAACTTCCCGCACAGTCTCATTAAATGGCACCTGGTCCATGCAGCTGGACAGTGCCGATGTGGGACTTCAAGAACAATGGTTTAACAAAGACTTGAATGAACAAGTAAAACTTCCTGGTTCCCTAAAAGAAAATGACAAAGGATATGAAGTTACTGCTGATGTGAAATGGACCGGATCCATTTATGACAGCTCCTGGTACTTTAACCCCAAAATGGAAAAATACCGCCAACCAGGCAATGTCAAATTTCCTTTTTGGCTAACCCCCAACAAGTACTACGTTGGGCCAGCATGGTACAGCAAGGAAATCGAAGTACCCAATTCCTGGGAAAACAAGCGAATGGTTCTTTTTCTGGAAAGGGCACATTATGAAACCATTGTTTGGGTAGATGGAGAGGAAATAGGAAAGCAAAATTCCCTGGTTGCTCCCCATGAATATGAACTTCCATCCCTAAAACCTGGGCAACACCAATTGACCATCCGGGTGGATAACAGAATAAAAGATATCAATGTGGGCCCTGACTCCCACAGCATAAGTGACCATACCCAGGGCAACTGGAATGGAATTACCGGTAAAATGGAGCTTAGGGCTACTGATCAGGTTTGGATGCAAGAGGTCCAGGTATTTCCTGACCTTGCCGGAAACAATGTCAGGGTGGAGCTAAAGGTCAAAAATCAACAAGCAAATAATCGACAAGCCAAAATCCAGATTAAGGCCGATGCTTTTAATACCGCAAGCACTCATGAGGTAGCTCAAAAAGAGGAAACTCTGACCATTGAACCTGGAGAAAACACCTTTTCTATTGAATATCCTATGGGAGAAAATTTTCTTACCTGGGGTGAGTTTGATCCAGCATTATACCGTATGGAAATCTTATTGGAAACCCAGAAAGGGGAATCTGATCAAAAAGAGGTTGAGTTTGGAATGCGGGATTTTGGGATAGAAGGCACCCGGTTTACCATTAATGACAGGGAGACCTTTTTGAGGGGAAATGTAGATTGTGCCGCCTTCCCTTTAACGGGCTACGCACCAATGGATTTGGATTTTTGGATGGATAATATGAAAACCCTCCAAAAATACCGGATCAACCATGTTCGGTTCCATTCCTGGTGTCCCCCGGAAGCCGCCTTTAAAGCAGCAGACCGGGTGGGAATTTACTTACAACCAGAAGGCCCAAGCTGGGCAAACCATGGAACCTCACTTGGTGATGGCCGTCCCATTGACCAATATATTTATGATGAAACTGAGCGCATGAGGGAGTATTATGGAAACTATGCTTCTTTTGTAATGATGGCCTATGGAAATGAACCTGCCGGTAGAAACCAAGCCCGTTATTTAGGAGACTTTGTAGAATACTGGCAAAAGCGCGATGAGCGAAGGGTTTATACCGGGGCTTCTGTGGGAATGAGCTGGCCATGGGTTCCTGAGAGTGAATTTGTTGTTAAATCAGGCCCAAGGAATATCCCCTGGAACAGAAAACCACAAACCGATTGGGACCATTATGCAAAAATCAAAGATGTAGAAGCCCCCTATTTGGCCCATGAAAATGGCCAATACTGTGTTTACCCAAATTTTGATGAAATCGATAAATATACCGGGGTTTATCAAGCCAAGAATTTTGAGATATTCCAGGAGACCCTGGAGGAAAACCATATGGGAGACCAGGCTAAGGATTTTCTGATGGCCTCTGGAAAACTTCAGGCTTTAGCTTATAAACATGAAATAGAGGGAGCCCTAAGAACTCCAGGTTTTGCTGGATATCAATTGCTTTCCATCAATGATTTTCCCGGACAGGGAACTGCCCTGGTGGGATTCCTGGATGCCTTTTATGATGAAAAAGGATATCTAACTGCCGAAGAATTCAGGCGTTTCCATAATACCACAGTACCTTTGGCTAGATTTCCAAAATTCGTTTTCAAACAGGATGAAACTCCGGAAATCTCCCTTGAAATGTTCCATTTTGGACAAGCTCCACTTGATAATGCCATTATTTCCTGGAACATAAAAGATCAGGAAGGTGAAACCATTAAGTCTGGTGAATTTACCGGGTTGGATATACCTATAGGAAATAACACTCCTATTGGTGACCTAACATTGAATTTTAACGAATTCCCTAATGAAGCTGCAAAATACACTTTGGAGGCAGGTATCGAAGGAACTGAATTTTTCAACGATTGGGACTTTTGGTTGTATCCAAGTTCCTTGCCCCAAGTGAAAACAAAAAATATTTATATCACAGATCAATTAGACAGCAAAGCAAAAGCCATTTTGGATGAAGGGGGCAAAGTATTGATGAAAGCTGCCGGAAAGGTGGAATATGGCAAGGATGTGGCCATGTATTTCAAACCCGTATTTTGGAATACCAGCTGGTTCCAGATGCGTCCGCCACATACCCTGGGTATTTTGTGTCAATCTGAACACCCTGTTTTTGATGATTTCCCAACTGATTATTACAGCGATTTACAATGGTGGGAATTGTTGCATCGTCAACAAGTAATGATCATGGACAATTTCCCACCACAGGTAAAACCACTGATCCAGCCCATTGACACCTGGTTCCTCAACAGGAGACTTGGAGTCCTCTATGAAGCGAAAGTGGGCAATGGAAACCTGATGGTTTGCAGCTTGGATATTGACAGTGATTTGGAAGAAAGACCAGTGGCAAGACAATTAAAACACAGTATTGAAAAATACTTATCAGCAGATGACTTCCAACCAAATCAAAAGGTAGAATGGGATATTGTGAAAGATGTATTTGAGGACAAGGAAAGAAATGAGTTTGGCCTTGTCAACAAGTCCGGCCCGGATGAGTTGATGCCTACTAATCAAAATAAGGACTAG
- a CDS encoding AraC family transcriptional regulator: MLKKKEGFQGQKAIVLPPSVIEVCKAHPLLAGFYFTDIGFYPEAEFHYRVRPEGIPQHILIYCIKGKGWVEVDGKKWEVKPNEYVILPSNEPHKYGALQENPWSIFWVHFNGNEAKEISNVLKRNGQLFVHHAPFTLKLEKSWQEIYQTLESGYMTENLLISNSSLRSFFLILAFGASMGQNAPVKDLKAIDQSIAFMRANLDHCWPLKDLAKKVNLSKSHYANEFKNHTGYSPIVYFNHLKIQKACQYLQFTNLNINEVANALGFGDPYYFSRLFSKSMGISPSGYRKRKL; the protein is encoded by the coding sequence GTGCTGAAGAAAAAGGAAGGTTTTCAGGGACAAAAAGCGATTGTATTACCGCCCTCAGTAATTGAGGTGTGTAAGGCCCATCCACTATTGGCAGGGTTTTACTTCACTGATATAGGCTTTTACCCTGAAGCAGAATTTCATTACCGGGTGAGACCAGAAGGTATTCCTCAGCATATTTTGATTTATTGTATCAAAGGAAAAGGTTGGGTAGAGGTGGATGGCAAAAAATGGGAAGTCAAGCCCAATGAATATGTTATCCTTCCCTCCAATGAACCCCACAAATACGGGGCATTACAGGAAAATCCCTGGTCTATTTTTTGGGTGCATTTTAACGGAAATGAAGCAAAGGAAATAAGCAATGTTCTTAAAAGAAACGGACAACTATTTGTGCACCATGCTCCATTTACTTTAAAATTGGAAAAATCATGGCAGGAAATTTACCAAACTCTGGAATCCGGATACATGACAGAAAACTTGCTAATTTCCAATTCCAGCCTTCGGTCTTTCTTTTTAATCCTCGCCTTTGGAGCCAGCATGGGCCAAAATGCACCTGTCAAAGACCTGAAAGCCATAGACCAATCCATTGCATTCATGAGAGCAAACCTTGACCATTGTTGGCCACTGAAAGATCTTGCCAAGAAGGTCAACCTTTCCAAGTCCCATTATGCCAATGAATTCAAAAACCACACAGGCTATTCACCGATTGTCTATTTCAACCACTTAAAAATCCAAAAAGCCTGCCAGTACCTTCAATTCACCAATTTAAACATCAATGAAGTGGCAAATGCTTTGGGATTTGGAGACCCTTATTATTTTTCCAGGTTGTTCAGCAAGTCCATGGGAATTTCCCCAAGTGGATATAGAAAAAGAAAATTATAA
- a CDS encoding DUF5107 domain-containing protein, which produces MMDRVKVWAEDVIIPTYEIGEAEKNPIFLEKRVYQGSSGVVYPHPVVEKISDVKVDKIWQAVYLENQYLKIMILPELGGRVQMAYDKVKERHFVYYNQVIKPALVGLTGPWISGGIEFNWPQHHRPSTYQKVEYDIEENEDGSKTIWCNEVERMFRTKGMAGFTLHPDKAYLEIKGKLYNRTPFPQTFLWWANPAVAVNDHYQSVFPPDVHAVFDHGKRDVSEFPIAKGTYYKVDYSKGVDISKYKNIPVPTSYMAIVSEYDFVGGYENDSKGGLLHVADHHISPGKKQWTWGNGEFGQAWDRNLTDEDGPYIELMCGVFTDNQPDFSWLMPNEEKSFTQYFMPYQELGMVKKATKNALLNFEVAEGKAQLKVYATSKYKNAKIRVIKGQEVIFEKTFSLSPQNVFNENLNLGDLPAHAFKVEVKDAMGKILVAWQAPKSDGKKIPNPAKAALPPQEVESNEQLFLTGQHIEQYRHATFDPADYYLEALKRDPKDYRCNNALGLLMMKKGRFEKALSYLKAAVDTQLERNPNPYDGEPLFNLGLVYRFIGQEKGAFDAFYKSIWNAAWKDAGYLQITQLHLANGEYEEALETINQSLIRNSNSPKAQHLKVLILRKMGKQNAAQVLAQEGLEFDRFNYGLHFEKYLLTQDESSLDKIHEIIGGDIHPYLEYALDYFWAGQFQEAILMIDSAKKGVGQDYPISYYLTGWFKEKIGKSGKQDFQKAQEAPTDYCFPNRIEELLALQAAKNICPQYSNTHYYLGNFWYHNRQYDLAREAWETSVKLNPNFSIALRNLALAKYNKFKEANTALDLMEKAFNAAPEDSRILMELDQLYKKENYSLEFRLELLEKYSGLVEQRDDLYLERATLLNLTGNYEQAYESLMNRKFHPWEGGEGKVTEQYKVSLMEMAKKALLESQFDAAIDCLERSFHYPHNLGEGKLYGTLEPEIYFWLGYAHAQNGLKELANENWLKATEGDIVPSIAWYYNDQKSDRIFYQGMALRMLGKDKEAANKFEMLVNYGKQHIHDKITFDYFAVSMPDLLIWEENLNDKNILHCQFLMGLGFLGLGEKAKAEQAFTAVLDKQCSHIEANIHRQLIQNFQLMGLSLIK; this is translated from the coding sequence ATGATGGACAGGGTAAAAGTGTGGGCGGAAGATGTAATCATCCCTACTTACGAAATAGGCGAGGCAGAAAAGAATCCCATTTTTCTGGAAAAAAGAGTTTACCAGGGAAGTAGCGGCGTGGTTTACCCTCACCCGGTGGTGGAAAAGATTTCTGATGTCAAAGTGGACAAAATTTGGCAGGCGGTTTATCTTGAAAACCAATACCTCAAAATCATGATCCTTCCTGAGCTTGGAGGAAGGGTCCAAATGGCCTATGACAAGGTTAAGGAACGCCATTTTGTGTACTACAACCAGGTCATCAAGCCTGCCTTGGTGGGATTGACAGGTCCCTGGATTTCCGGTGGTATTGAATTTAACTGGCCACAACACCACCGGCCAAGCACCTATCAAAAGGTGGAATATGACATTGAAGAAAATGAAGATGGGAGCAAAACAATTTGGTGCAATGAGGTGGAAAGGATGTTTAGAACCAAGGGCATGGCTGGCTTCACCCTACATCCCGATAAAGCCTATTTGGAAATCAAGGGAAAACTATACAATCGCACCCCATTTCCCCAAACCTTTTTATGGTGGGCCAACCCGGCGGTAGCGGTTAATGACCATTACCAATCTGTATTTCCACCAGATGTCCATGCCGTATTTGACCATGGAAAAAGGGATGTATCCGAATTCCCCATTGCCAAAGGGACCTATTATAAAGTGGACTACTCCAAAGGAGTAGATATTTCCAAATACAAAAATATTCCTGTTCCAACCTCTTATATGGCTATCGTTTCGGAATACGACTTCGTAGGAGGTTATGAAAATGATTCCAAAGGAGGTTTGCTCCATGTAGCCGACCACCATATTTCCCCTGGTAAAAAGCAATGGACCTGGGGAAATGGAGAATTTGGCCAAGCCTGGGACCGGAACCTTACCGATGAAGATGGTCCCTACATTGAATTGATGTGCGGGGTTTTTACTGATAACCAACCTGATTTCAGTTGGTTGATGCCTAACGAGGAAAAATCCTTTACCCAATATTTCATGCCTTACCAGGAATTAGGCATGGTCAAAAAAGCCACAAAAAATGCATTGCTAAATTTTGAAGTGGCCGAAGGAAAGGCCCAATTAAAGGTTTATGCTACCTCAAAATATAAAAATGCAAAGATTAGGGTTATAAAAGGTCAGGAAGTCATTTTTGAAAAGACCTTTTCACTTTCTCCTCAAAATGTGTTCAATGAAAACCTAAACTTAGGAGATTTACCAGCCCATGCGTTTAAAGTGGAAGTAAAAGATGCTATGGGAAAAATCCTGGTAGCTTGGCAGGCACCAAAATCGGACGGTAAAAAAATTCCAAACCCTGCAAAAGCAGCATTGCCTCCACAAGAAGTGGAAAGCAATGAACAATTATTTCTTACGGGCCAGCATATCGAACAGTACAGGCACGCAACTTTCGACCCTGCAGATTATTATTTGGAGGCATTGAAAAGGGATCCCAAAGATTATCGCTGCAATAATGCCTTGGGCCTTCTGATGATGAAAAAGGGAAGGTTCGAAAAAGCCCTTTCCTATCTAAAAGCCGCAGTGGACACCCAACTGGAAAGAAACCCCAACCCTTATGATGGTGAACCATTGTTTAATTTAGGGCTGGTTTATAGGTTCATTGGCCAGGAAAAAGGGGCATTTGATGCTTTTTATAAATCCATCTGGAATGCGGCCTGGAAAGATGCAGGCTATTTGCAGATCACCCAATTACACCTGGCGAATGGCGAATATGAAGAAGCCCTGGAAACTATTAATCAATCCTTGATCAGGAATTCCAACAGCCCCAAAGCACAGCACCTCAAAGTGCTTATTCTTAGAAAAATGGGTAAACAAAATGCTGCTCAAGTACTTGCTCAAGAGGGGTTGGAATTTGACCGATTTAATTATGGTCTTCATTTTGAAAAGTACCTTTTGACGCAAGATGAATCTTCCCTTGATAAAATCCATGAAATAATAGGCGGGGATATTCACCCTTACCTGGAATATGCACTGGATTATTTTTGGGCCGGACAATTTCAGGAAGCCATTTTAATGATTGATTCAGCCAAAAAAGGGGTGGGTCAGGATTACCCTATTTCTTATTATTTGACGGGCTGGTTCAAAGAAAAAATTGGGAAATCTGGTAAACAGGATTTCCAAAAAGCCCAGGAAGCCCCAACCGACTATTGCTTTCCTAACAGGATTGAAGAGCTTTTGGCTTTGCAAGCTGCCAAAAACATTTGCCCTCAATACAGCAACACCCATTATTACCTTGGTAATTTCTGGTATCATAACAGGCAATACGATTTGGCCAGGGAAGCTTGGGAAACTTCAGTTAAATTAAATCCGAATTTCTCCATAGCCTTAAGGAACCTTGCGTTGGCCAAATACAATAAATTCAAGGAAGCCAATACAGCTCTTGATTTGATGGAAAAGGCTTTCAATGCCGCCCCTGAGGATTCAAGAATATTGATGGAGCTGGATCAATTGTATAAGAAAGAAAATTATTCACTGGAATTTAGGCTTGAATTGCTTGAAAAATATTCAGGACTGGTTGAGCAAAGGGATGACCTTTACCTTGAAAGGGCAACACTTCTTAACCTTACAGGTAACTATGAACAGGCTTATGAATCCTTAATGAATAGAAAATTCCATCCCTGGGAAGGTGGTGAAGGGAAAGTAACCGAGCAATATAAAGTCTCCCTGATGGAAATGGCAAAAAAAGCCCTCTTGGAAAGTCAATTTGATGCTGCCATTGATTGTCTTGAAAGATCATTCCATTACCCCCATAACCTGGGTGAAGGGAAACTATATGGGACTTTAGAGCCGGAAATTTATTTTTGGTTAGGATATGCTCATGCTCAAAATGGCCTTAAGGAATTGGCCAATGAAAATTGGTTAAAAGCTACAGAAGGAGATATCGTTCCCTCCATAGCCTGGTATTATAATGATCAAAAATCGGATCGCATTTTTTATCAGGGGATGGCCTTAAGAATGCTTGGCAAGGACAAAGAAGCGGCTAATAAATTTGAAATGCTGGTCAACTATGGTAAACAACATATCCATGATAAAATCACTTTCGATTATTTTGCCGTATCTATGCCTGATTTATTGATTTGGGAAGAAAACTTAAATGATAAAAACATCCTCCATTGCCAATTTTTAATGGGCTTAGGTTTTCTGGGATTGGGAGAAAAAGCTAAAGCTGAACAAGCCTTTACCGCCGTTCTTGACAAGCAATGCAGTCATATAGAAGCCAATATTCACCGGCAGTTAATACAAAATTTTCAATTGATGGGTTTATCATTAATCAAATAG
- a CDS encoding sugar porter family MFS transporter, giving the protein MDQDKFNTSYVIRISMVSALGGLLFGYDWVVIGGAKPFYELFFGIADSAALKGWAMSSALVGCLLGAITSGFLSDRWGRKKLLIMAALLFIVSAVGTGAANSFNGFIFYRILGGISIGLASNLSPMYIAEVTPARFRGGFVSINQLTIVIGILMAQIANYLIANPVGETDTSAQILDSWNGQWGWRWMFWAENVPALIFFILMWTVPRSPRWLVTKGKIEEAKNILKKIGGSGYASGSLSDIQYSIKMDAEHTPAGSKDIFQKKYIKIVVIGIVLAAFQQWSGINIIFNYAEEIFTAAGYGVNDILFNIVITGLINLIFTVIAMFTVDKWGRKPLLTFGALSLAITYIIMGSLYFLEFQGLPLLILVLVGIACYAMSLAPVTWVVLSEIFPTRIRGKAMSFATVSLWSASFLLTYSFPILNDFIGASGTFWLYALICISGWFYIKRNLVETKGKSLEAIELELLGEVVEEDDKNKELIKDKLEV; this is encoded by the coding sequence ATGGATCAAGATAAATTTAACACCTCCTATGTAATCCGCATATCCATGGTTTCTGCATTGGGTGGTTTATTATTTGGCTACGATTGGGTGGTCATTGGTGGCGCCAAGCCATTTTATGAGCTATTTTTTGGTATTGCCGACTCAGCAGCATTAAAAGGCTGGGCGATGAGTTCTGCCCTTGTGGGCTGTCTATTGGGAGCAATAACTTCAGGATTCCTGAGTGATAGGTGGGGAAGAAAAAAATTATTGATCATGGCGGCCCTATTATTTATTGTTTCAGCAGTAGGAACAGGAGCTGCCAACTCTTTTAATGGATTTATTTTTTACAGAATTTTAGGAGGCATAAGTATTGGTTTGGCTTCCAACCTATCTCCAATGTATATCGCAGAGGTCACCCCGGCCAGGTTTCGGGGAGGTTTTGTATCCATCAACCAATTGACCATAGTAATCGGAATCTTGATGGCCCAAATTGCCAATTACCTTATTGCCAACCCTGTTGGGGAAACAGATACAAGTGCCCAAATTTTGGATTCCTGGAATGGCCAATGGGGCTGGCGATGGATGTTTTGGGCGGAAAATGTACCTGCATTGATCTTTTTCATTTTGATGTGGACGGTTCCCAGAAGCCCAAGGTGGCTGGTCACCAAAGGTAAAATTGAAGAGGCAAAAAACATATTGAAAAAAATCGGGGGATCAGGATATGCATCAGGTTCATTGTCTGACATCCAATATTCAATTAAAATGGATGCGGAACATACCCCCGCCGGCTCCAAGGATATCTTCCAAAAGAAATACATAAAAATAGTAGTAATCGGCATTGTCCTAGCCGCTTTCCAACAATGGTCTGGCATCAACATCATCTTCAACTATGCTGAAGAAATTTTCACGGCAGCAGGTTATGGGGTAAATGACATCTTATTCAATATTGTTATCACAGGATTGATCAATTTGATATTTACGGTAATTGCAATGTTTACCGTGGATAAATGGGGCAGGAAACCGCTATTAACCTTCGGAGCCCTCTCCTTAGCCATAACTTATATCATTATGGGCAGCCTTTATTTCCTTGAATTCCAAGGCCTACCCTTGTTGATTTTGGTACTCGTGGGCATTGCATGCTATGCCATGTCATTGGCACCTGTCACATGGGTTGTACTTTCTGAAATATTCCCGACCAGGATCAGGGGTAAAGCCATGTCATTTGCTACCGTCTCCTTATGGAGTGCGAGCTTTTTACTTACCTACTCCTTCCCCATCCTCAATGATTTCATTGGGGCTTCAGGAACATTTTGGCTATATGCCCTGATATGCATTTCCGGTTGGTTTTATATCAAAAGGAATTTGGTGGAAACCAAAGGCAAATCCCTCGAGGCCATTGAATTGGAGCTATTAGGAGAAGTGGTCGAAGAAGACGATAAAAACAAGGAGTTGATTAAAGATAAACTAGAAGTCTAA
- a CDS encoding ABC transporter permease: MVNCHVCFQLRFVGGCPFGIRYFPCGQHFGTLCFLAFYLIAVLWVGLMISTYSHNQQQAMSLAFFFIMIFLLMSGLFNPIESMPSWAKWIAEVNPVTYFIEVMRMVVKKGSGLADLENHFLIMFGFAIFFYPWAIWNYRKTS, translated from the coding sequence TTGGTTAATTGCCATGTTTGTTTTCAGCTTAGGTTTGTTGGTGGTTGCCCGTTTGGTATACGGTATTTTCCCTGCGGGCAGCATTTTGGCACTTTATGCTTTTTGGCGTTTTACCTTATTGCGGTTTTGTGGGTAGGGCTTATGATTTCCACTTATTCCCACAACCAGCAACAAGCCATGTCCCTGGCATTTTTCTTTATCATGATCTTTTTGCTGATGAGTGGGCTTTTCAACCCAATTGAGAGCATGCCCAGTTGGGCAAAATGGATTGCAGAGGTTAATCCGGTAACCTATTTCATTGAGGTCATGCGGATGGTAGTAAAGAAAGGAAGCGGTTTAGCAGACCTAGAAAATCACTTTTTGATCATGTTTGGATTTGCCATTTTCTTTTACCCCTGGGCCATTTGGAACTACAGAAAAACCAGTTAA
- a CDS encoding TetR/AcrR family transcriptional regulator: MPANRENDDSTEGKIKTAARKVFQQKGFAAARTRDIAEEPGINLALLNYYFRSKGKLFDLIMMEENKADLILEIPSNFERDLVREKKEDLFLAINAINGTKASVGSVYLSLIINTFNQDIRQEWIPANQASTPQIEVASINWFNPYLDYQLFMVP, translated from the coding sequence ATGCCTGCCAATAGAGAAAACGACGATTCAACAGAGGGAAAAATAAAAACTGCGGCCAGAAAAGTATTCCAACAAAAAGGGTTTGCTGCCGCCCGAACCAGGGACATTGCAGAGGAACCAGGAATTAATTTAGCCTTATTGAACTACTATTTCCGGAGTAAAGGAAAGCTTTTTGATCTGATAATGATGGAGGAAAATAAGGCTGATCTGATCCTGGAGATCCCCTCCAACTTTGAACGAGACTTGGTCAGAGAAAAAAAAGAAGATCTATTTCTGGCCATCAATGCCATCAACGGTACAAAAGCCAGTGTGGGCAGCGTCTACCTCAGCCTAATAATCAACACCTTTAATCAGGATATCCGGCAAGAATGGATTCCCGCTAATCAGGCCTCTACACCTCAAATCGAGGTCGCCAGCATTAACTGGTTCAATCCCTATTTAGACTATCAACTCTTCATGGTTCCCTGA
- a CDS encoding GntR family transcriptional regulator, with protein sequence MMDFVRKFDIEIDEASRVPKYQQLVNRISSLIQTGTISKGAKLPSINEISEQLILSRDTVEKAYNLMKKEGWIIAIPARGFFVNEKKFQKQGGKILYMVNKLSPYKLEVFRTFQEALSLDYEIELKPFFFEPQLFMNKLGQSFDDYDYVVIVPIFNHDIERNISLNQAVLQYIERIPKEKLIVLEKNFPKISGKYTCIYQDFKKDVFTALSSAFDLIKKYEKVNLIYPDSRYSFYPPEIKQGFKKFCADFGFPYEVINISQLDKTFNRNQAYIVISEDDFLELMKKIKSHKLQLGNDIGLISYNDTPLKKLFNVTVLSTNFKQMGTYAAKCVAEKKTIRIKNDFRFIRRKSL encoded by the coding sequence ATGATGGATTTCGTGAGGAAATTTGATATTGAAATTGATGAGGCATCAAGGGTGCCAAAATACCAACAATTGGTCAATAGAATTTCCTCATTGATTCAGACCGGAACCATTTCAAAAGGTGCAAAATTACCCTCGATCAACGAAATAAGTGAACAACTTATCCTTTCCCGGGACACGGTGGAAAAGGCCTATAATTTGATGAAAAAAGAGGGATGGATAATTGCCATTCCTGCCCGAGGTTTTTTTGTCAATGAAAAAAAGTTTCAAAAGCAGGGTGGGAAAATTCTTTATATGGTCAATAAGCTCAGTCCTTATAAACTTGAGGTGTTTAGAACCTTCCAAGAAGCTTTGAGCTTGGATTATGAAATTGAATTAAAACCTTTCTTTTTTGAGCCTCAGCTTTTTATGAATAAGTTGGGCCAATCTTTTGATGATTATGATTATGTTGTCATTGTCCCAATTTTTAACCATGACATCGAAAGGAATATAAGCCTTAATCAAGCAGTTCTCCAGTACATCGAAAGGATTCCTAAAGAAAAATTGATAGTTCTGGAGAAAAATTTCCCCAAAATATCGGGTAAGTATACCTGTATATACCAGGATTTCAAAAAGGATGTTTTTACAGCCCTTAGTTCTGCTTTTGACCTGATCAAAAAGTATGAAAAAGTCAATTTGATCTATCCTGATAGCAGGTATTCTTTCTACCCTCCTGAGATCAAACAGGGGTTTAAGAAATTTTGCGCTGATTTCGGTTTTCCCTATGAGGTCATTAATATCAGTCAGCTCGATAAAACGTTCAATAGGAATCAAGCTTATATTGTTATTAGTGAAGATGATTTTTTGGAATTGATGAAAAAAATAAAGTCACACAAGTTGCAGTTAGGAAATGATATTGGCTTGATCAGCTATAATGATACTCCCCTCAAAAAACTTTTTAACGTTACTGTATTGTCTACCAATTTTAAACAGATGGGCACCTATGCTGCCAAATGTGTGGCAGAAAAAAAGACAATAAGGATCAAAAATGATTTTCGCTTCATTAGGCGGAAGTCCTTGTAG